One part of the Salinivirga cyanobacteriivorans genome encodes these proteins:
- a CDS encoding peptidylprolyl isomerase, protein MKKAKIETEKGTMVAELYEKETPGTVDNFVKLSNDGFYNGLRFHRVIPGFVAQGGCPHSKNPDDPKAGTGGPGYTIKCETDAEKQYHDRGVLSMAHAGRDTGGSQFFIVHSRQNTQHLDGQHTCFGKIIEGDEVIDDIKAGDLIEKITIIES, encoded by the coding sequence ATGAAGAAAGCTAAAATTGAAACCGAAAAGGGTACCATGGTGGCTGAGCTTTATGAAAAAGAAACCCCCGGTACAGTTGATAATTTTGTAAAACTATCGAACGATGGTTTTTATAATGGCTTGCGTTTCCACCGGGTAATCCCCGGATTTGTAGCCCAGGGTGGATGTCCGCATTCTAAGAACCCCGATGATCCAAAAGCAGGCACAGGAGGCCCCGGATACACGATTAAGTGTGAAACCGATGCTGAAAAGCAATACCATGACAGAGGTGTGCTTTCGATGGCACATGCAGGACGCGATACCGGAGGGTCGCAGTTTTTTATTGTACATAGTCGCCAAAACACGCAACATCTTGATGGACAACACACTTGTTTTGGCAAAATCATTGAGGGTGATGAAGTAATCGATGATATCAAAGCAGGAGACTTAATCGAGAAAATAACAATTATTGAATCATAA